A single region of the Eulemur rufifrons isolate Redbay chromosome 8, OSU_ERuf_1, whole genome shotgun sequence genome encodes:
- the KCNA3 gene encoding potassium voltage-gated channel subfamily A member 3 → MDEHLSLLRSPLPPSAPHCAHPPQHPANGGGAHNLVNPGYAEPAAGPELPPDMTVVPADHLPEPEAADGGGGPPQGGCGGGGCDRYEPLPPALPAAGEQDCCGERVVINISGLRFETQLKTLCQFPETLLGDPKRRMRYFDPLRNEYFFDRNRPSFDAILYYYQSGGRIRRPVNVPIDIFSEEIRFYQLGEEAMEKFREDEGFLREEERPLPRRDFQRQVWLLFEYPESSGPARGIAIVSVLVILISIVIFCLETLPEFRDEKDYPASLSQDAFEAASNSTSGAPAGASSFSDPFFVVETLCIIWFSFELLVRFFACPSKATFSRNIMNLIDIVAIIPYFITLGTELAERQGNGQQAMSLAILRVIRLVRVFRIFKLSRHSKGLQILGQTLKASMRELGLLIFFLFIGVILFSSAVYFAEADDPTSGFSSIPDAFWWAVVTMTTVGYGDMHPVTIGGKIVGSLCAIAGVLTIALPVPVIVSNFNYFYHRETEGEEQAQYMHVGSCQHLSSSAEDLRKARSNSTLSKSEYMVIEEGGMNHSAFPQTPFKTGNSTATCTTNNNPNSCVNIKKIFTDV, encoded by the coding sequence ATGGACGagcacctcagcctcctgcgcTCGCCGCTGCCGCCCTCCGCCCCTCACTGCGcccaccctccccagcaccccGCGAACGGCGGCGGCGCCCACAACCTGGTGAACCCCGGCTACGCCGAGCCCGCCGCAGGCCCCGAGCTGCCGCCCGACATGACCGTGGTGCCCGCGGACCACCTGCCGGAGCCGGAGGCGGCCGACGGCGGCGGGGGCCCGCCTCAGGGCGGCtgtggcggcggcggctgcgACCGCTACGAGCCGCTGCCGCCCGCGCTGCCGGCCGCCGGCGAGCAGGACTGCTGCGGGGAGCGCGTGGTCATCAACATCTCCGGGCTGCGGTTCGAGACGCAGCTCAAGACCCTCTGCCAGTTCCCGGAGACGCTGCTGGGCGACCCCAAGCGGCGCATGAGGTACTTCGACCCGCTCCGCAATGAGTACTTCTTCGACCGCAACCGGCCCAGCTTCGACGCCATCCTCTACTACTACCAGTCTGGGGGCCGCATCCGCCGGCCAGTCAACGTGCCCATCGACATCTTCTCTGAGGAGATCCGCTTCTACCAGCTGGGCGAGGAAGCCATGGAGAAGTTCCGCGAGGACGAGGGCTTCCTGCGGGAAGAGGAGAGGCCCCTGCCCCGCCGCGACTTCCAGCGCCAGGTGTGGCTGCTCTTCGAGTACCCCGAGAGCTCCGGGCCGGCCCGGGGCATCGCCATCGTGTCCGTGCTCGTCATCCTCATCTCCATTGTTATCTTCTGCCTGGAGACGCTACCCGAGTTCCGCGACGAGAAGGACTACCCAGCCTCGCTGTCGCAGGACGCGTTCGAGGCGGCCAGCAACAGCACGTCGGGGGCCCCCGCGGGAGCCTCCAGCTTCTCGGATCCCTTCTTCGTGGTGGAGACCCTGTGCATCATCTGGTTCTCCTTTGAGCTGCTGGTGCGGTTCTTCGCGTGCCCCAGCAAAGCCACCTTCTCGCGAAATATCATGAACCTGATAGACATCGTGGCCATCATCCCTTATTTCATCACTCTGGGCACCGAGCTGGCTGAGCGACAGGGCAACGGACAGCAGGCCATGTCGCTGGCCATCCTGAGGGTCATCCGCCTGGTGAGGGTCTTCCGCATCTTCAAGCTCTCCCGCCACTCCAAGGGGCTGCAGATTCTCGGACAAACGCTGAAAGCTTCCATGCGGGAGTTGGGGTTActtatctttttcctctttattggGGTCATCCTTTTCTCCAGCGCGGTCTACTTTGCCGAGGCAGACGACCCCACGTCAGGTTTTAGCAGCATCCCGGATGCCTTCTGGTGGGCAGTGGTAACCATGACAACAGTAGGTTATGGTGATATGCACCCAGTGACCATAGGAGGCAAGATCGTGGGATCTCTCTGCGCCATCGCTGGGGTCTTGACCATTGCGTTGCCAGTCCCCGTGATTGTTTCCAACTTCAATTACTTTTACCACCGGGAGACAGAAGGGGAAGAGCAAGCCCAGTATATGCACGTGGGAAGTTGCCAGCACCTCTCTTCTTCGGCTGAGGACCTCCGAAAAGCAAGGAGTAACTCAACCCTGAGTAAGTCGGAGTATATGGTGATCGAAGAGGGGGGTATGAACCATAGCGCTTTCCCCCAGACCCCTTTTAAAACGGGCAACTCCACTGCCACCTGCACCACGAACAATAATCCCAACTCCTGTGTCAACATCAAAAAGATATTCACTGATGTTTAA